CCAAAAGGCCGCAGCGTCATTTCCGTCACCGGCGAGGACGCGGAGCATTTCCTGCAGAATCTCGTCACATGCGACGTGACGACGATTCCCGCCGGGAGCGCGCGCGCCTGCGCGCTGCTGGCGCCGCAGGGCAAGGTGATGTTCGATTTCCTGATCATGCCCGACGGCGACGGCGGCTACCTGATCGACATCGACGGGCGGCTCGCGGCCGACTTCCTGCGCCGCCTGACCATGTACAAGCTCAGGGCGAAGGTGGAAATTGCCGAGGCGGATGAATCACTTGCAGCGATTTCCTGGCAGGATGATTCAACAACCGGCGGGCGCATCTTCGCCGACAGCCGTTTCCCGGCCGAACTCGGGGTTTCGCGCCACTACGGCGCCGCCCCCGAGAGCGCGGACGACGCCGCCGAATGGACCGCGCTGCGGATTGCCCACGGCATTGCCGAAAGCGGCAGCGATTTCGAGGCGGGCGACGCCTTCCCGCACGACATTTCCCTCGACCAGACCGGCGGGGTCGATTTCCGGAAGGGCTGCTATGTCGGCCAGGAGGTCGTCTCGCGCATGCAGCACAGAGGCACCGCGCGCCGCCGCATCGTGATCGTTCAAGCGGAGACCGCCCTGCCCGCTTCGGGCACGGCACTCGAGGCCGGCGGCAAGACCGTTGGCCATCTCGGCTCCGTCGCCGGCAACAAGGCCCTGGCGATCGTGCGCCTCGACCGCGCGAAGGCGGCGATGGATGCCGGCACGCCGATCACCGCCGAAGGACTAGCCGTCACGCTCTCCCTGCCGCCCGGCGTCACCTATAGCTGGCCGGACAGCGCGAAAGACGGGGGAGACTGAGAATGCCCGACCGGATCGGCGCGCCGCCGCGCGCATGGCAACGCATGCTGTCGGGCCGCAGGCTCGACCTGCTCGATCCCTCGCCGCTCGACATCGAGATCTCGGACATTGCGCACGGGCTGGCGCGCGTTGCGCGCTGGAACGGCCAGACCTCCGGCGACCATGCCTACTCGGTCGCCCAACACTCGCTGCTGGTCGAGGAGATCGTGGGCCACATCGTGCCGACCTGCAGCGCGCAATTGCGGCTGGCAACGCTGCTGCACGATGCGCCGGAATACGTGATCGGCGACATGATCTCGCCGTTCAAGAAGGTGCTCGGCGGCAACTACAAGGCCGTCGAGGCCCGGCTGGAAGCCGCGATCCATATCCGGTTCGGCCTGCCCGCGCATTGCCCGAAAACCATGCACGCGCAGATCAAGCGCGCGGACCAGATTTCCGCATTCTACGAGGCGACGCTGCTGGCCGGCTTCTCGGAAAGGGAAGCCGTGACCTATTTCGGCCGGCCGCGCGGCTACTCGCCGGACGGGATCGACATGACGCCGCTGCCGGCGTCCGAAATCCAGCAGATGTATCTTTCCCGTTTTGCCGAGGTGGAAGCCATGTTCCGGGATGAAGTGGCGCAAAAGGCGCGGAAACGAAGGAAGGCCTGAGCGATGCCGTATCTCGCCGTCTGCCCCCTCGCCCATGTCCAGCGCGTCGCCACGTCGACGGGCGCGCAGCGCATGCTCACCGTGATCAACACCGGCACGAAGGTCGAGCGCCCGCGGGAAATTGCCGAGGAGAACCACCTGTTCCTGGGCTTCAACGACATCGCGACGCCGATGGAGGGGATGACGCTTCCCGGCGAGCAGCACGTGCGGGCGATACTGGACTTCGCGCATGACTGGGACCGCAGCGCCCCGATGATCGTTCATTGCTTCGCCGGCATTTCGCGATCGACCGCCACGGCCTACATGATCGCGCTGGCCCTGAATCCGGCGCGCGACGAGATGGAGCTTGCGCAGGAACTGCGCTGGCGCGCACCTTCCGCGACGCCCAATCCGAAGCTGATCGAGATCGCCGACGCGATACTCGGCCGCAACGGCCGCATGGTGGACGCGATACGCGCCATCGGGCGGGGCCAGGACGCCTATGAGGGCGAGCCTTTCAGGCTGCCGATCCTCGAAGGGGAATTCGAGGAATAGCGGGCGACACGGCCGGCCCGCACCGGAGCCGGCCATGCCGGAGGCTGCCGCCTACCAGCCCCAGGCGAAGGTTGCGCCGGTCTGTCCGTTGCCGTTCTGGACAACGTGGGCGTCCGTGCCCTTGCCGAACTGGAACAGGCCGTAGGCATTGCCGTTCCCGTTCTGCTGCAACGTGCCGGAATGGCCATCCCCCTCCTGGTGGACGATCCCGTGGTTTCCGCTGCCGTTCTGCGCGATGCCCGCAAGGTTGTTCATGCCGAGCTGCGTGATGTTGCCCCCGTTCTGCAGGCCGTTGACGACCGAATAGATCCCGAGTCCGGCCCGCATCGCCTGCTCGGCCTCCGGGCCCTGGGGCGCGATGCTGACAGATATCGACCCGCCGGCCATGGCGGGGGCAGTCACGGCAGACACCGCGGCGGCTGCGGCGAACAGGCTTGCGATCAACTTTCTACGGGGCATTTTCCTTCTCCTTCAATCACCCTGCGTTCGTTTTTCCGGGCATTGGCCCGGCGATGGAACCATCCTGGCCGACACGGCCTGAATGATCGCGGAACCGGGCGTTCATCGACCATTCAGGACGGCGGAATCGGCCGGCAACACAAGAAGAGGCCCCGGAAACCCGGGGCCCTTTTTCGAAAAAAGCGGAGCGAAGCGGGCGTTCAGATGCCGCCGACGGTACGGACGCAGGAATGGTCCCGGCCGGCGACATCGATGTCGAGCCTGACCCGGTACTGCGCACCATTGTTGGCAAGCACCAGCTTGCCGAGACGGGCATCGTCGCCGGGACCGGCCGAGAAGAAGCCGCCCTGCGAGATGCTCGTCGACCCGGACGAACCGGACCCGCTGACCGCGAGGCTATAGGTGCCGGTGACGGGCTTCCTGGCGTGAACGACCGCGCCGAGTTCCAGCGACCGCCCGGAGGACGAGACGTCGATCTCGCATTGCACGAGTTCCCGGTCCGGTACCTTCTCGCCGGCGCCCGCGTTGCAACCGGCAAGCGCCGCAGCGGCGAGAACCGCCGCGGCGGCAACCGGTTTCGTCTTCATTATCCTGGACATGATTCGTGCTCCCTTTCCTGTCGAGAGCCGCCGGGCGCGACCGTCGCGCCCGGCAGCGTTGGATGTGGCCGATTACGGGCAGCTCTGCACGAAGGCGGCGACGTTGCCTCCGCCGCTCTGCTCGACTTCGGCGGCGCAACCGTTGCCGACCTGCACGCCGGCGGCGATGTTGCCGTTGCCGTCCTGGGTCATGATCGCGTTGTGGTTCGCACCGAACTGGCCGACGCCGGCGCCATTGCCATGGCCGGCCTGCCAGGTGTCGGCGTAGTTGTTGAAACCGTCCTGACCGACGGCGGCGGTGTTGCCGTTGCCGAACTGGCTCGAGATCGCGCCGTTGAACACGCCGTTCTGGTGAATGCCGATCTGGTTTCCGAAACCGGCCTGCTGGCCGCCGGCCTCGTTCCCGAAACCGAACTGGTGGAGGAATACGTCGTTTCCGGCCGTTGCCGGGACGACGCCAAGGCCGATGGCGGTTGCAATCACGGTTGCGACAAGGGTCTTGCGGGACATTTTCATTCTCCTCTGGTTGGGTTGCGGCTCACCGTCCGCGTTGGAATGTCCCGGTTGTAGAAAACCGCTTTCGAACCTCGCCTGAATCTCCCGTTCAGCTATTGTTCATCGGCCGATTGCGCCCGGAACACCCATCGGGGGTTCTGTGCCGCGGCCGGGTGTGCATTATCGGGGCACAAGGGGAATCACATGGAAAACGCCGAACAGATCGTCGAAGGTGCCTTCGCCAGTTTCGAGGACGGACTCGCGACCCTTTGGGACGCGGCGAGCGAACTGATCATCGAGTATGCCTTCTCGGTGATCGGCGCCGTCCTGATCCTGGTCATCGGCTTCACTGTTGCAGGAATGGCCCGGCGCTGGGTCTACACCGCGCTGAAAAGCCTGCGGAACAGCGACGAGACACTGAACCTGTTTCTCGCCAAGGCGGCACGCTACGGCGTTCTCGTGCTCGTCTTCGTGACGGTGCTGACGCAGTTCGGCGTGCAGACCACCTCGATCATCGCCGCGCTGGGCGCGGCCGGCATCGCCATCGGCCTGGCGCTGCAGGGCACGCTGCAGAACATCGCCGCCGGCATCATGCTCCTGTTCCTGCGGCCCTTCCAGGTGGGCGACTATGTCGAAACCACCAATGCCAAGGGCGTGGTGAAGGAGATCGGGCTGTTCGCCACCGAGTTCGAGACGCTCGACGGGCTCTATGTCCTCGCGCCAAACTCGGGCGTGTGGGGAAGCCCGGTGACAAACTATTCGCGCCTGCCAAAGCGGCGCTTCGATCTCGTCGTCGGCATCGACTACAAGGACGATATCGACAAGGCGTTCGCCGCCTTCGAGGCGCTGGCGAAAGAACACGACAAGGTCCTGTCGAACCCGGAGCCGTTCATCTTCGTCTCCAATCTCGGGGACAGCGCGGTCGAGGTGACGTGCCGCATCTGGATCGCGACCGCCGACTGGTGGGGCACGTCACGGGAGCTGACCAAGCTCGCCAAGCAACGCTTCGATGCCGAGGGGCTATCGATCCCCTTCCCGCAGCGCGACATCCACATCATCGGCAACGCGGCCTAGCCCGTCAGTCGAGCCGGATGTCCAGGCCGACATCGAGGGTCGGCGCAGCCATGGTGATCTTCGAGGTCGAGATGTAGTCGACGCCGGTCTCGGCAATCGCGCGGATCGTCTCGAAGCGGACATTGCCGGAGGCCTCGAGCTTCACCCGGCCGCCATTGTCGGCCCGGTTGATCGCGACCGCCTCGCACAGCTGGTCGTTGGTCATGTTGTCGAGCAGGACGGCATCCGGCGACGCGGTCAGCGCCTCGCGAAACTGCTCGAGCGTGTCCACCTCGCACTCGATGCTGACAAGATGGCCGGCATAGGCGCGCGCCGCCTCGATCGCCTTCGCCACGCCGCCGGAGACGGCGATGTGGTTGTCCTTGATGAGAATCGCGTCGTCGAGGCCGAAACGGTGGTTGGAGCCGCCGCCGCAGCGCACCGCATATTTCTCGAAGCTGCGCAGCCCCGGAATGGTCTTGCGCGTGCAGGTGACTTTCGCGGGGGTGTGCGCGATCTCGGCCGCGAAACGGGCGGTGTAGCTGGCGATACCCGACAGGTGCATCAGGAAGTTCAGCGCGACGCGCTCGGCGGACAGGATCGCGCGGGCGTCGCCGGAAATCGCGGCGACGGCCTGGCCGGGCCCTACCGCATCGCCGTCGGACAGCTTCGCGTCGAAACGTATCGACGGGTCCATGAGGCGGAACGCGGTCGCGGCCAGCTCCAGGCCCGCGATCACCCCATCCTCGCGCGATGCGAGCTCGGCCGTCGCTGTCGCGCCGGGCGCGATCGTGGCATTGGTGGTGATGTCGCCGGCGCGGCCCAGATCCTCCAGGAGCGCGGCGCGCACCGCATCCTCGACCATCAGGCGCGGCAGGCTCGGCGGCAAGGCTTTCATCTTCAGTCCTCCAGCAGGGCCGGTATTGCCATTTCGGCCTGTTCCAGCGTCGTCAGGGTCCGCCGGCGCCAGGCGTCATCCTCCTCGGGATAGTCCGTGCGGAAATGGCCGCCCCGGCTTTCCGTGCGGTTCAGCGCACAGACGGCAATGAGCTTGGCCGTGGCAAGAACGTTGGCAAAGCGTTCCGTGTCGGCCTCGCGCTCCAGTTCGAGGATGGTGCGCAGGGCCTCGCGCATTCCCTCGCCGTTGCGCAACACGCCGAGATGCGTGCTCATGGTGCGGCGGAGCCGTTTCATCTGTTCGGTGTCCGGGCGCGGCTCGATACGGCCGCTGTCGCGCGAGCCCTCCGACCAGCCATCCGGCGCGTCCGCAATCGCCTCCGCGCCAAGCGCGTTCGCGATGCGGGCCGAGAAGACAACCGCCTCTAGAAGCGAGTTCGAGGCCAGCCGGTTGGCGCCATGGGCGCCGGTCGACGTCACCTCGCCGCAGGCCCAAAGGCCGGGAAGCGAGGTGCGGCCGTCCATGTCGGTCCATATGCCACCCATGAAATAGTGCGCCGCCGGGACGACCGGGATCGGCTCGGTCACGGGGTCGATGCCCGCCTCCCTGCAGTAGCCATAGACCGTCGGGAACTCCTCGGCGAAGCCCTTGCCGACGGCCCTGGTGCAATCCAGATAGGCACCGCGCCCGGCCTGCACCTCGGCGAAGATGCCGCGCGCGACGACATCGCGCGGGGCCAGCTCGGCATCGGGATGGAGCGGCACCATGAAGCGCTCGCCGGCATTGTTGACCAGCGTCGCGCCATGACCGCGCAGGGCCTCCGTCGCCAGCGGCGCCGGATCCTTGCCGACATTGATCGCGGTGGGGTGGAACTGGACGAATTCGAGATCGGCCATGCGGGCACCGGCGCGCGCCGCCATGCCGACGCCGCCGCCGCGCGCTTCGGCCGGATTGGTCGTCACCTCGTAGAGATGCCCGATTCCGCCCGCGGCGATCACCACGTGGGAGCCGCGCAGCGTCAGCAGCTCGCCATCGCCATCGCCGCCGAAACCGCGCGCCTCGATACCGGTCACGCGGCCGTTGTCCAGCAGCAGCCTTTCGGCGACATATCCGCCGAGGACGCGGATCGAGGGCGTGTTCTTCACCGTCTCGACCAGCGCCTGCATGATGGCGCGGCCCGCCATGTCGCCGCGCACGCGCACGATGCGACTCTCGGAATGGGCAGCCTCGCGGCTGACCTGCAGGCGGCCTTCCAGGTCGCGGTCGAAGGGGACGCCGTAGCCGAGCAGGTCGTGGATGCGGTCGGACGCCTGGGAGACCATCATGCGGGCAACGGCCTCGTCGACGATGCCGTCACCGGCGGCGATCGTGTCGGCGACATGCTTTTCGACGGTATCGCCCTCGCCCACCGCCGCGGCGATGCCGGCCTGCGCCCATGCCGAGGATGCGCCGCGCCCGATCGGTGCCGCGGTGATCACCGTCACCGCCTTCGGCGCCAGCTTCAGCGCGCAGAAGAGACCGGCGAGGCCGCCGCCGATGATGAGCACGCCATCCTGAATATCGTTCAACTCCGTCAGTCCCCCTCGCAGGCGGCCGCATCATGCGACCGACATCAAAGTGTCACAATTCCCTTAAGCGGAGAGGCGCGGCCGCACCAGCCCCCTTGCGCATTCCGCAGGGCGGGCGCGGGAACCGCTCAGTGCTTCAGGTTCACCATGCGCTCGACGGCAAGACGGGCCCGATCGGCAATCGCCGGATCGACGAGGATCTCGTCCTTCATCTCGCACAGCGAGTCCAGGATCTTCGGCAACGTGATCCGCTTCATGTGCGGGCACAGGTTGCACGGCTTGACGAAATGGACCTCCGGCGCCTCCGAGGCGATGTTGGACGCCATCGAGCATTCGGTGACCAGCAGAACCTTCGGCGGCTTGCGATCCTTGACATAGTTGATCATGCCGGACGTGGACCCGGTGAAGTCGGCGATCTCGACGACCTCGCGGGGGCACTCGGGATGGGCAACGATCTCGATCTCGGGATCGGCCTCCTTGTAGGCGAGCAGTTCCTCGGCGGTAAATCGCTCATGCACCTCGCAATGACCCTTCCAGGTGAGGATCTTCACCTTGGTCTGGGCAGCCACGTTCTGCGCCAGGTACTCGTCCGGGATGCACAGCACCCGGTCGACGCCGAAGGATTCCACCACCTGCACCGCATTGGAGGAGGTGCAGCAGATGTCGGTTTCCGCCTTCACCTCCGCGGAGGTGTTCACATAGGTCACGACGGGGACACCCGGATAGCGCTCGCGCAGCAGCCGCACATCCGCGCCGGTGATCGATTCCGCCAGGCTGCAGCCGGCCTTCATGTCCGGTATCAGCACCGTCTTGTCCGGGTTGAGCAGCTTCGATGTCTCGGCCATGAAATGCACGCCGCACTGGACGATGATCTCGGCGTCGACCTTCGTCGCCTCCTTGGCGAGCTGCAGCGAGTCACCCACGATATCGGCGACGCAGTGGTAGATTTCCGGCGTCTGGTAGTTGTGCGCCAGGATGACCGCGTTGCGCTCCTTCTTCAGCCGGTTGATCGCGGCGACATAGGGCGCGTAGACCGGCCACTCGATGCGCGGGATGTGATCCTTCACCTTCTGGTAAAGCGGTTCGGTCTCTTCCGCGATCTCGGGCGTCCATTCCAGAACCGGACGTTCGACGATCCCGAAACGCTCGGCGGCGGTCGGCCCGGTCTTTGCCTCGGCGGCGGTGGTCTGCGAGGACTGGCTCATGTTCGTTCTTCCCGTCGGGCCGGATTTCCGACACTCTGCTTGCCGTTATGGCGCCTTGTTAAAGCGCGGCGCGAAGCCGATGGCAGCCACGGTGCGCCGCTGCCTCCCCTAGTTGCAGGCAAAACGGCGCAATTTCAATCCCTTGCCGCGGCAAAACCGGCCCGCCACTGCGCTACGCAGTGAAATACCAGAGCAATACGCTGACGGTCGCGAAAGAGGCGACCGTCGTCGCAAGCAGCGCAACGGCGCCAAATCCTTCCTCGCCGTAGTTCTGGGCCAGGATCGGATAGATGCCGAAAATCGGCATCGCCGCCGACAGGACGAGCGCCTCCCGGTACGGCGTCTCGAGCGGAGCGAAGCCGAGCACCGGCAATGCCGAGAGCGCGAGGAGCATGATCGCCGGATGGACCAGCAGCTTGCCGAGGACGACAGGCACGATGCGCCCGGCAAGGCCCCTCACCGGCAGGCCGACCAGCATGCCGCCGATCGTGAAAAGCGACAGGGCGGCGCTGGACTGCGCGAAGATATCCACCGTCTTCTCGACCGGACCCGGCAGGCGCAGCCCGCCAAGCGACACCAGGAGCCCCGCGACAAGGCCTATGACGAGCGGATTGCGCACCAGCCGGACGAGCGCGCCGGCCATCACCTGCAGCGGATGCCCCTCTTCTCCCTTCGCACGCTCGGCCAGCACGAGCAGCAGCGGCACGACGAACACGTTCTCGACGAACATGTTGAGCGCCAGGACGGTGCCCGCAATCGGGGGGAAGGTCAGCAACATGATCGGGAAGCCGACGAAACCGCTGTTCGGACAGGACATGCCCATCGCGGAGATCGCGGCCGTCATGCGTTCATGGCCCAGAAGCTTCCGCACGGCGAGATAGCCGACCAGAACCATGACAATCGTGCCGCCCAGATAGGCGGCGATATAGGCGGGGTTGGCGATCTCGGCCACCGGCTTCTGCGCCAGCGCCCGGAACAGCAGCATCGGCAGCGCCAGATTGAGGACGTAGCGACCGAGGGAACGCATGTCGGCGGCGGCAAACGGTCCGAAGCGCGTGGCGATATACCCGATCGCGATAGTGATGTAGATCGGACCGGTTACGGAGAAGACATCAAGCAATTGCGGTCACACGGGAAAGGGACGAGTTTTTGCGACGTGTGTACATGGCATCCGGCAGCGGTTCCAGAGCGAAATTCGCGTTGACGCATCGTCAATCCGGCGGTCCGCGATGACCGCATTCGGCATCCATGCCGGCCTGTTCGCGCTGGCATTCCTGGCCGGTTCAGTCCTGCCCGCGCAGTCGGAGCTCGGGCTGGCAGCCCTGCTTGCCGCTGGCGATCATGCGGCCTGGACGCTGCTTGCGACGGCCAGTCTCGGGAACACGCTTGGCGCGGTCGTCAACTGGGTCCTCGGCCGCGGTATAGACCGGCTGCACGACCGGAAATGGTTCCCGGCGAGCGAGGCGCAGCTGGAGCGCGCCGCACGATGGTATTCCCGCTGGGGCCGATGGAGCCTGCTGCTGAGCTGGATGCCCGTCGGCGGCGACGCCCTGACCGTCGTCGCCGGCGTACTGCGCGAGCCCCTGCCCTCCTTCCTGGCCCTGGTGGCGATTGCCAAGACGGCGCGCTACCTCGTCGTGGCGGCATTCGTCCTGAGCTGGTTCTGAACGCGGCCCGTTCCTCCCGCTCCGGTCAGAGAATGCGCGGCATCAGCCGCTTCAGGAGCGCAAGGGAGTTGCCATATGGCGGATATTTCAGGGCCGGATCGGGCCATGTCGACCGCCTGACGACGGCGCGATGGTGGGAAAAGGTATCGAAGCCGGCCTTGCCGTGATAGGCGCCCATGCCACTGTCACCGACGCCGCCGAAAGGCAGGTCCAGGTTGAGAAGCTGGGCGAAAATGTCGTTGATCGCCGCCCCGCCGGAGGACACGGTTTCCAGTACCCTGTCCGCCAGATTCCCGTCTCGCGTGAAGACATAAAGGGCGAGCGGTTTCGGGCGGCGCTGCAATGCCGCGAGTTCAGCATCGAGATCGTCCCAGGCAAGGACCGGCAGGATCGGGCCGAAAATCTCGTCGGCCATGACAGGATCATCCCATGTCACACCGGTGACGACCGTCGGCGCAATGTAGCGGCGATCACGGTCGGCCTCGCCGCCCGCAACGATTTCGCCGCGTCCGAGAAATCCTGCCAGCCGGTCGAAATGATGCTCGTTGACGATACGGGCATAGTCGGGGCTGGCAGCCGGGTCGCTGCCGTAGAAGCCGGTGATCGCAGCCTTCAACGCATCGAGAAACCGCTGTTCGATCGCCCTTTCGACAAGGATGAAATCGGGGGCGATGCAGGTCTGCC
This portion of the Oricola thermophila genome encodes:
- a CDS encoding YgfZ/GcvT domain-containing protein, with product MPLHFPKGRSVISVTGEDAEHFLQNLVTCDVTTIPAGSARACALLAPQGKVMFDFLIMPDGDGGYLIDIDGRLAADFLRRLTMYKLRAKVEIAEADESLAAISWQDDSTTGGRIFADSRFPAELGVSRHYGAAPESADDAAEWTALRIAHGIAESGSDFEAGDAFPHDISLDQTGGVDFRKGCYVGQEVVSRMQHRGTARRRIVIVQAETALPASGTALEAGGKTVGHLGSVAGNKALAIVRLDRAKAAMDAGTPITAEGLAVTLSLPPGVTYSWPDSAKDGGD
- a CDS encoding HD family hydrolase is translated as MPDRIGAPPRAWQRMLSGRRLDLLDPSPLDIEISDIAHGLARVARWNGQTSGDHAYSVAQHSLLVEEIVGHIVPTCSAQLRLATLLHDAPEYVIGDMISPFKKVLGGNYKAVEARLEAAIHIRFGLPAHCPKTMHAQIKRADQISAFYEATLLAGFSEREAVTYFGRPRGYSPDGIDMTPLPASEIQQMYLSRFAEVEAMFRDEVAQKARKRRKA
- a CDS encoding tyrosine phosphatase family protein; the protein is MPYLAVCPLAHVQRVATSTGAQRMLTVINTGTKVERPREIAEENHLFLGFNDIATPMEGMTLPGEQHVRAILDFAHDWDRSAPMIVHCFAGISRSTATAYMIALALNPARDEMELAQELRWRAPSATPNPKLIEIADAILGRNGRMVDAIRAIGRGQDAYEGEPFRLPILEGEFEE
- a CDS encoding curlin — its product is MPRRKLIASLFAAAAAVSAVTAPAMAGGSISVSIAPQGPEAEQAMRAGLGIYSVVNGLQNGGNITQLGMNNLAGIAQNGSGNHGIVHQEGDGHSGTLQQNGNGNAYGLFQFGKGTDAHVVQNGNGQTGATFAWGW
- the csgH gene encoding curli-like amyloid fiber formation chaperone CsgH, which gives rise to MSRIMKTKPVAAAAVLAAAALAGCNAGAGEKVPDRELVQCEIDVSSSGRSLELGAVVHARKPVTGTYSLAVSGSGSSGSTSISQGGFFSAGPGDDARLGKLVLANNGAQYRVRLDIDVAGRDHSCVRTVGGI
- a CDS encoding curlin, with amino-acid sequence MSRKTLVATVIATAIGLGVVPATAGNDVFLHQFGFGNEAGGQQAGFGNQIGIHQNGVFNGAISSQFGNGNTAAVGQDGFNNYADTWQAGHGNGAGVGQFGANHNAIMTQDGNGNIAAGVQVGNGCAAEVEQSGGGNVAAFVQSCP
- a CDS encoding mechanosensitive ion channel family protein, with the protein product MENAEQIVEGAFASFEDGLATLWDAASELIIEYAFSVIGAVLILVIGFTVAGMARRWVYTALKSLRNSDETLNLFLAKAARYGVLVLVFVTVLTQFGVQTTSIIAALGAAGIAIGLALQGTLQNIAAGIMLLFLRPFQVGDYVETTNAKGVVKEIGLFATEFETLDGLYVLAPNSGVWGSPVTNYSRLPKRRFDLVVGIDYKDDIDKAFAAFEALAKEHDKVLSNPEPFIFVSNLGDSAVEVTCRIWIATADWWGTSRELTKLAKQRFDAEGLSIPFPQRDIHIIGNAA
- the nadC gene encoding carboxylating nicotinate-nucleotide diphosphorylase, giving the protein MKALPPSLPRLMVEDAVRAALLEDLGRAGDITTNATIAPGATATAELASREDGVIAGLELAATAFRLMDPSIRFDAKLSDGDAVGPGQAVAAISGDARAILSAERVALNFLMHLSGIASYTARFAAEIAHTPAKVTCTRKTIPGLRSFEKYAVRCGGGSNHRFGLDDAILIKDNHIAVSGGVAKAIEAARAYAGHLVSIECEVDTLEQFREALTASPDAVLLDNMTNDQLCEAVAINRADNGGRVKLEASGNVRFETIRAIAETGVDYISTSKITMAAPTLDVGLDIRLD
- a CDS encoding L-aspartate oxidase; translated protein: MNDIQDGVLIIGGGLAGLFCALKLAPKAVTVITAAPIGRGASSAWAQAGIAAAVGEGDTVEKHVADTIAAGDGIVDEAVARMMVSQASDRIHDLLGYGVPFDRDLEGRLQVSREAAHSESRIVRVRGDMAGRAIMQALVETVKNTPSIRVLGGYVAERLLLDNGRVTGIEARGFGGDGDGELLTLRGSHVVIAAGGIGHLYEVTTNPAEARGGGVGMAARAGARMADLEFVQFHPTAINVGKDPAPLATEALRGHGATLVNNAGERFMVPLHPDAELAPRDVVARGIFAEVQAGRGAYLDCTRAVGKGFAEEFPTVYGYCREAGIDPVTEPIPVVPAAHYFMGGIWTDMDGRTSLPGLWACGEVTSTGAHGANRLASNSLLEAVVFSARIANALGAEAIADAPDGWSEGSRDSGRIEPRPDTEQMKRLRRTMSTHLGVLRNGEGMREALRTILELEREADTERFANVLATAKLIAVCALNRTESRGGHFRTDYPEEDDAWRRRTLTTLEQAEMAIPALLED
- the nadA gene encoding quinolinate synthase NadA; amino-acid sequence: MSQSSQTTAAEAKTGPTAAERFGIVERPVLEWTPEIAEETEPLYQKVKDHIPRIEWPVYAPYVAAINRLKKERNAVILAHNYQTPEIYHCVADIVGDSLQLAKEATKVDAEIIVQCGVHFMAETSKLLNPDKTVLIPDMKAGCSLAESITGADVRLLRERYPGVPVVTYVNTSAEVKAETDICCTSSNAVQVVESFGVDRVLCIPDEYLAQNVAAQTKVKILTWKGHCEVHERFTAEELLAYKEADPEIEIVAHPECPREVVEIADFTGSTSGMINYVKDRKPPKVLLVTECSMASNIASEAPEVHFVKPCNLCPHMKRITLPKILDSLCEMKDEILVDPAIADRARLAVERMVNLKH
- a CDS encoding AEC family transporter encodes the protein MLDVFSVTGPIYITIAIGYIATRFGPFAAADMRSLGRYVLNLALPMLLFRALAQKPVAEIANPAYIAAYLGGTIVMVLVGYLAVRKLLGHERMTAAISAMGMSCPNSGFVGFPIMLLTFPPIAGTVLALNMFVENVFVVPLLLVLAERAKGEEGHPLQVMAGALVRLVRNPLVIGLVAGLLVSLGGLRLPGPVEKTVDIFAQSSAALSLFTIGGMLVGLPVRGLAGRIVPVVLGKLLVHPAIMLLALSALPVLGFAPLETPYREALVLSAAMPIFGIYPILAQNYGEEGFGAVALLATTVASFATVSVLLWYFTA
- a CDS encoding YqaA family protein; translated protein: MTAFGIHAGLFALAFLAGSVLPAQSELGLAALLAAGDHAAWTLLATASLGNTLGAVVNWVLGRGIDRLHDRKWFPASEAQLERAARWYSRWGRWSLLLSWMPVGGDALTVVAGVLREPLPSFLALVAIAKTARYLVVAAFVLSWF